In one window of Tumebacillus algifaecis DNA:
- a CDS encoding ABC transporter ATP-binding protein, producing the protein MPAVVEMLGITKRFAGFTANDNINLVVQKGEIHALLGENGAGKSTLMNILFGLYQPDAGEIRIREQAVKITDPNMANELGIGMVHQHFMLVDKFTVTENIILGAEPKKGAKIDIKKAERDVQELSDRYGLKVDPSAKISDISVGMQQRVEILKTLYRGAEIIIFDEPTAVLTPQEIKELMEIMQSLVAEGKSIIFITHKLKEIMAAANRCTIIRRGKQIDSVAIKDTSVDDLAAKMVGRHVTFEVHKQPAVPKQPVLEVQDLIVAGNRGVDALRGLNLEVRAGEILGVAGIEGNGQSELIEAITGLRKVKSGTVKLNGKEMQNRRPREIVESGVGHIPEDRHKRGLVLDYSIGENMVLQTYYKSPFAKNKVLRYNAIYEYARKLIQQFDVRTPNEYTEARALSGGNQQKGIIAREVDRNPDLLIAAQPTRGLDVGAIEFIHQKLIEQRDAGKAVLLLSLELDEILNVSDRIAVIYEGQIVGVVDPQQTNHDELGLMMAGGANERGGAQS; encoded by the coding sequence GTGCCGGCAGTTGTTGAAATGCTAGGTATCACAAAGCGGTTTGCTGGATTTACCGCGAACGACAATATCAATCTTGTTGTGCAAAAAGGAGAAATTCACGCACTGCTTGGGGAGAATGGTGCGGGGAAATCGACTTTGATGAACATTCTGTTCGGTCTGTACCAGCCGGACGCAGGTGAGATTCGCATCCGTGAGCAAGCGGTGAAAATTACCGACCCGAACATGGCGAATGAACTTGGCATCGGCATGGTGCATCAACATTTTATGCTCGTTGATAAGTTTACAGTCACCGAGAATATTATCTTGGGTGCCGAGCCGAAAAAAGGTGCGAAAATCGACATAAAAAAAGCGGAGCGGGATGTTCAGGAATTATCTGACCGCTACGGTTTGAAAGTCGATCCGAGCGCGAAAATCTCCGATATTTCGGTCGGGATGCAGCAGCGTGTAGAAATTTTGAAAACGCTTTACCGAGGCGCTGAGATCATCATTTTCGACGAACCGACTGCGGTATTAACCCCGCAGGAGATCAAAGAACTGATGGAAATCATGCAAAGTCTTGTCGCCGAAGGTAAATCGATCATCTTCATCACGCACAAGTTAAAAGAGATCATGGCGGCGGCCAATCGATGTACGATCATTCGCCGCGGGAAGCAGATCGACAGTGTTGCGATCAAAGACACCAGCGTCGATGATCTCGCTGCGAAGATGGTTGGGCGCCATGTCACGTTTGAAGTGCACAAACAGCCAGCCGTTCCAAAACAGCCAGTCCTGGAAGTGCAGGACCTGATCGTGGCGGGCAATCGCGGCGTGGATGCGCTGCGCGGTCTCAACCTTGAGGTGCGTGCCGGTGAAATTTTGGGCGTGGCGGGGATCGAAGGCAACGGGCAGTCTGAGTTGATCGAAGCGATCACAGGGTTGCGCAAGGTCAAGTCCGGTACGGTCAAGCTAAATGGGAAAGAGATGCAAAATCGCCGTCCGCGTGAAATTGTCGAATCGGGCGTCGGCCACATCCCCGAGGACCGTCACAAGCGCGGTCTGGTGCTCGACTATTCGATCGGTGAGAACATGGTATTGCAAACGTATTACAAGTCGCCATTTGCGAAAAACAAGGTGTTGCGTTACAACGCGATCTACGAGTACGCACGCAAACTGATCCAGCAATTTGACGTGCGCACGCCAAACGAATACACCGAAGCGCGTGCTTTGTCAGGCGGTAACCAACAAAAAGGGATCATCGCGCGTGAAGTAGACCGCAATCCTGACCTGTTGATCGCCGCTCAGCCAACTCGGGGACTTGATGTTGGCGCGATCGAATTTATCCATCAGAAGTTGATCGAGCAACGAGATGCAGGGAAAGCTGTCCTCCTACTGTCGCTCGAACTCGATGAAATCTTAAACGTAAGCGACCGCATCGCGGTCATCTATGAAGGGCAGATCGTTGGTGTTGTCGATCCGCAACAGACCAACCACGATGAATTGGGCCTCATGATGGCCGGAGGAGCAAATGAGAGGGGAGGAGCGCAGTCATGA